One window of the Shewanella litorisediminis genome contains the following:
- a CDS encoding DUF3369 domain-containing protein, producing MLIDMAKKSPLFSGKKKVESEESGPAWKILIVDDEPDVHTVTKLALSRFKLEGRSLAFINAYSGEQAKEILNSESDVAVAFIDVVMESDHAGLELVRWIREELKNRTMRIVLRTGQPGQAPEEDVIVNYDINDYKAKAELDSRKLVTSVYSSLRSYRDIMEIEQSRQVQFKHRKGLERVLEATSGLFELRTLHKFADGLLTQVASLLNLDTETLLLSCNAMDAISGKIGAHDLEILAGTGQFAAHHDRALAPNILALLKEALSQKRCLYEQNCFVGYFPTKSGLINLLYMDGIDKISDLDKQLIDIFAINVGVAFENLLLNQEVEDTQSELILRLGDVVESRSKEAANHVKRMAAYCHDLALLAGLADHEADLLKRAAPMHDIGKIAIPDAVLLKPGKLDTDEWQIMRQHPVIGHQILANSERPILNAAATISLQHHEKFDGSGYPAGLRGDDIHIYARIVAIADVFDALSHARCYKEAWPLDKVLEEMKNCSGTHFDPVLLQLFIDNIQNFVAIKECWKDSGE from the coding sequence ATGCTCATTGATATGGCAAAGAAAAGTCCCTTGTTTTCGGGCAAAAAAAAGGTTGAGTCGGAGGAATCAGGACCAGCATGGAAGATCCTGATCGTCGATGATGAACCCGATGTCCATACGGTGACCAAACTCGCCCTATCGAGATTTAAGTTGGAAGGACGCTCTCTTGCGTTCATCAACGCCTACAGCGGCGAACAGGCTAAGGAAATCCTGAACAGCGAAAGCGATGTTGCTGTGGCCTTTATAGACGTAGTGATGGAAAGCGACCACGCAGGCTTGGAGTTGGTCCGCTGGATACGTGAAGAGCTTAAAAACCGCACTATGCGGATAGTGCTCAGAACCGGCCAACCCGGACAGGCGCCCGAAGAGGACGTTATCGTTAATTACGATATCAACGACTACAAGGCCAAGGCCGAACTCGACTCCCGTAAGCTCGTGACCAGCGTCTATTCCTCACTGCGTTCTTACCGGGACATTATGGAGATTGAACAGTCACGTCAGGTGCAATTTAAGCATCGTAAAGGACTAGAGCGGGTGCTTGAAGCCACGTCTGGATTGTTCGAACTCAGAACGCTGCACAAGTTTGCCGATGGCTTATTGACTCAGGTCGCGAGCCTTTTGAATCTCGACACTGAAACCTTACTGCTGTCCTGCAATGCCATGGATGCCATCAGCGGCAAAATTGGCGCTCACGATCTCGAGATCCTGGCAGGAACAGGACAATTTGCTGCACACCACGACAGAGCCCTCGCGCCCAATATCCTCGCACTGCTTAAAGAGGCCTTATCCCAAAAACGTTGTTTGTATGAGCAAAATTGCTTTGTGGGATACTTCCCCACCAAGAGCGGCTTAATCAATCTGCTGTATATGGACGGTATCGACAAGATAAGCGACCTTGATAAGCAACTGATCGATATCTTTGCCATCAATGTGGGCGTTGCGTTTGAGAACCTGCTGTTGAACCAGGAGGTAGAAGACACCCAGTCAGAGCTAATTTTGCGCTTGGGTGATGTGGTGGAAAGTCGCTCGAAGGAAGCGGCCAATCACGTGAAGCGCATGGCGGCCTATTGCCATGACCTTGCGCTCCTTGCAGGGCTTGCGGATCATGAGGCGGACTTATTGAAGCGGGCGGCTCCCATGCATGACATTGGAAAAATCGCCATTCCCGATGCGGTGCTGCTTAAACCCGGAAAACTCGATACGGACGAGTGGCAAATAATGCGTCAGCATCCAGTGATAGGCCATCAGATCCTGGCCAACTCAGAGCGCCCTATTTTAAATGCGGCGGCTACCATTTCGTTGCAACACCACGAGAAGTTTGACGGCAGCGGCTACCCTGCTGGTCTTCGAGGTGATGACATTCATATTTATGCACGCATAGTGGCGATAGCAGATGTATTTGATGCTTTATCCCATGCCCGTTGCTACAAAGAAGCTTGGCCACTGGACAAGGTGCTGGAAGAAATGAAAAATTGCTCCGGAACCCATTTCGATCCAGTTTTGCTGCAACTCTTTATCGACAATATACAGAACTTCGTTGCCATCAAAGAGTGCTGGAAAGACAGCGGCGAATGA